One window from the genome of Chloroflexota bacterium encodes:
- a CDS encoding type II toxin-antitoxin system VapB family antitoxin: protein MTRRTVVIDDKLLDEARRVLGTRTIRATIEIGLREAIRKQRLEELRQSLGTLDLNLTAKDLERLRDEG from the coding sequence TTGACAAGGCGGACTGTGGTTATCGACGACAAACTGCTGGACGAAGCACGCCGGGTACTGGGCACTCGCACTATCCGCGCTACCATTGAGATTGGGCTGCGGGAAGCCATTCGGAAACAGCGACTGGAAGAACTGCGCCAGTCCCTCGGTACGCTGGACCTCAATCTGACCGCCAAGGATCTGGAGAGACTCCGGGATGAAGGATGA
- a CDS encoding ABC transporter permease subunit, which translates to MRLSKAWIIAAKDLRIFRRNKSVLRSVILFPLIVSIGLPLVVHFVGYKHGGIPLSVLPRLLNAFSFFFVILAAYLPTAIASYSLVGEKVEKSLEPLLATPITDGELLLGKSIAAFLPPIVAIYIGAAVFMALIDQLTHQTLGYSYFPNWTMGIILLVVAPLSAILSVQASVIISARASDVRAAQLLGGLIALPFGAIYVASEIGSVSLNTNNLFIISGVILLVDVILFFINTKTFQREEILTKWT; encoded by the coding sequence ATGAGACTGTCAAAAGCGTGGATCATTGCCGCCAAAGACCTCCGGATATTCAGGAGAAACAAGAGCGTCCTGCGTTCGGTCATCCTCTTCCCGCTTATTGTTTCCATTGGTCTTCCACTGGTGGTTCATTTTGTCGGATACAAACACGGGGGCATTCCGCTTTCTGTCTTGCCGAGATTATTAAACGCATTCTCATTCTTCTTTGTCATCTTGGCAGCATACCTGCCTACGGCCATAGCTTCTTACAGCTTGGTGGGCGAAAAGGTCGAGAAGAGTCTTGAGCCGCTTTTGGCAACGCCCATAACGGATGGCGAGCTTCTTCTGGGCAAAAGCATTGCGGCCTTCTTGCCGCCCATCGTGGCAATCTATATTGGCGCCGCAGTCTTTATGGCGCTTATAGATCAGTTAACTCACCAGACGTTGGGCTATTCTTATTTCCCGAATTGGACCATGGGCATAATACTCTTAGTGGTCGCACCACTGTCGGCCATTCTTTCCGTCCAGGCGAGTGTCATCATATCGGCCAGAGCAAGCGACGTGCGTGCTGCCCAGCTTTTGGGGGGACTCATAGCGCTCCCGTTTGGCGCAATTTATGTTGCGAGCGAGATAGGCTCAGTATCTCTTAACACGAACAACCTTTTTATCATTTCTGGCGTTATCCTCTTGGTTGATGTGATTCTCTTCTTTATCAACACGAAGACCTTCCAAAGGGAAGAGATACTCACGAAATGGACGTGA
- a CDS encoding PIN domain-containing protein → MKDDLYLVDTSVWLEVLARGRGGSKLSRRVDDLLAADLVAITGMVRLELLGGARSEAEYRQIDRLLAGLHPLPVPEESWDEAAHIGFELRQVGISAPFTDLLIAAVAIQNQTTLIHRDRHFDLIAAHLPLKVESHLPKRS, encoded by the coding sequence ATGAAGGATGACCTTTACCTGGTGGACACCTCTGTTTGGCTGGAGGTGCTTGCCAGGGGTAGAGGCGGCTCGAAGCTCTCCCGGCGTGTGGATGACTTGCTGGCCGCCGACCTGGTTGCCATTACGGGCATGGTACGGCTCGAACTTCTGGGTGGGGCTCGAAGTGAGGCCGAATACCGGCAGATCGACCGCCTGCTTGCGGGATTGCATCCACTTCCAGTGCCTGAGGAGTCCTGGGATGAGGCAGCCCACATTGGGTTCGAGCTCAGGCAGGTGGGGATATCAGCCCCTTTCACAGATCTACTCATAGCCGCTGTGGCTATCCAGAATCAGACTACGCTGATTCACCGTGACCGCCACTTCGATCTAATCGCCGCCCATCTTCCACTGAAGGTAGAAAGTCACCTTCCGAAACGGTCTTAG
- a CDS encoding thioesterase family protein, whose product MKDDKLPVFDNEKTQVLKGGMALMTRYHPFLELMGVTVESTDDDNVRIRFSMRDDLCGHPGLRILHGGVISCMIDVLGGAVASWHQIRDIKDRPVEEQLKRMGAIRTIDQRVDYLRPGKGKEFTVTGFVLRDGKNVIVIRMEMKNEEQSLIATGIGTFLVA is encoded by the coding sequence ATGAAAGACGACAAATTGCCGGTCTTTGATAATGAGAAGACCCAGGTACTGAAGGGTGGCATGGCACTTATGACCAGGTATCATCCCTTCCTCGAGCTTATGGGTGTCACGGTTGAGTCGACGGACGATGACAACGTGCGCATCAGGTTTTCCATGCGCGACGACCTGTGCGGGCACCCGGGCCTGCGCATCCTCCATGGGGGAGTTATTTCCTGCATGATTGATGTCTTGGGGGGCGCAGTTGCATCCTGGCACCAGATAAGGGATATCAAGGATCGTCCTGTGGAGGAGCAGCTCAAGAGGATGGGCGCTATAAGGACCATTGACCAGCGTGTCGATTACCTACGGCCGGGCAAGGGCAAGGAGTTCACAGTCACAGGCTTCGTCCTGCGCGACGGCAAAAACGTGATCGTCATCCGCATGGAAATGAAGAACGAGGAGCAGAGCCTGATTGCTACCGGCATCGGCACGTTCCTTGTCGCTTGA